The following coding sequences are from one Limnobacter sp. SAORIC-580 window:
- a CDS encoding DEAD/DEAH box helicase has product MSMSFDDMGLAAPLLQALNALNITAPTPVQAEVVPLGKEGGDLMVSSQTGSGKTFGFLLPVMHRMMTGEQSPMEMLAGPECLVLCPTRELAQQVSQDAINLVKFTKGVRVATVVGGMPYGKQMASLRGARIVVGTPGRLLDLAQQGKLNLSTVTTLIVDEADRMLDLGFSEDLEAIDQLCGNRIQTLMFSATFAKRIIGLAENIMNNPKRIEMAAQNEANTDIAQKLMWADNRGHKRKLLNHWLEHPDMVQAVVFTSTQIDAENLARDLADEGVRACALHGGMPQVVRNRRLASVRKGDIKVLVATDVAARGLDVPAISHVINYGMPMKSEDYVHRIGRTGRAGRSGVAVTLAEACDIISVRGIERFINSRIPEEQVEGLEPRGNFTQAPRGGGKPGGGRGRSGGGGYAGNGGGRSEGRSFGGGERKSYGDKPSFGDRKPFEAREERSFGERKSYGDKPAFGERKSYGDRPAFGERKSFGDKPAFGERKSFGDRKPYEAREERSFGDRKPFVQGEERSFGDRKPFGERKSFGDKPSFGDRKPFGERKSFGDKPSFGDRKPSGFSGNSDAPKKWNRDAERPSFPRSEERARPAFRAEGTAAPSGPKREHASGARKENAARNMGDRGGFSRRRAG; this is encoded by the coding sequence ATGTCTATGTCATTTGATGACATGGGTCTTGCCGCGCCTTTGCTGCAAGCCCTGAATGCTTTGAACATTACTGCCCCTACCCCCGTACAAGCTGAAGTGGTACCACTCGGCAAAGAAGGCGGAGACCTGATGGTTTCCAGCCAAACCGGTAGCGGCAAAACTTTCGGTTTCCTGTTGCCCGTTATGCATCGCATGATGACCGGCGAACAAAGCCCCATGGAAATGCTGGCTGGCCCAGAATGCCTGGTGCTGTGCCCCACCCGTGAATTGGCCCAACAGGTTAGCCAAGACGCCATCAACCTGGTGAAATTCACCAAGGGTGTTCGTGTCGCAACCGTTGTTGGCGGCATGCCCTACGGCAAACAAATGGCCAGCCTGCGTGGTGCCCGCATTGTTGTGGGCACACCCGGCCGCTTGCTCGATTTGGCCCAGCAAGGCAAATTGAACCTGAGCACCGTGACCACCCTGATCGTTGACGAGGCCGACCGCATGCTCGACCTGGGCTTCTCCGAAGACCTGGAAGCCATCGACCAGCTGTGCGGCAACCGCATTCAAACACTGATGTTCTCCGCCACCTTTGCCAAGCGCATTATCGGTTTGGCTGAAAACATCATGAACAACCCCAAGCGCATTGAAATGGCGGCTCAGAATGAAGCCAACACTGACATCGCTCAAAAACTGATGTGGGCCGACAACCGTGGCCACAAGCGCAAGCTGCTGAACCACTGGCTGGAGCACCCAGACATGGTCCAAGCTGTTGTATTTACAAGCACACAAATTGATGCTGAAAACCTGGCCCGCGATTTGGCTGACGAAGGCGTTCGAGCCTGCGCCCTGCACGGTGGCATGCCACAAGTAGTGCGTAACCGCCGTTTGGCCAGCGTTCGCAAAGGCGACATCAAGGTATTGGTTGCAACCGATGTTGCTGCCCGTGGCCTGGATGTGCCTGCAATTTCTCACGTGATCAACTACGGCATGCCCATGAAGTCGGAAGACTACGTGCACCGCATTGGCCGTACCGGCCGTGCTGGCCGCAGTGGTGTTGCGGTTACCTTGGCTGAAGCCTGCGACATCATCAGCGTTCGTGGCATTGAGCGTTTCATCAATTCACGCATTCCCGAAGAACAAGTGGAAGGCCTGGAGCCACGTGGCAACTTCACACAAGCACCCCGTGGTGGCGGCAAGCCTGGCGGTGGCCGTGGTCGCTCCGGTGGCGGCGGTTACGCTGGCAACGGCGGTGGCCGTTCCGAAGGCCGCAGCTTTGGCGGTGGCGAACGCAAATCGTATGGTGACAAGCCATCATTTGGTGACCGCAAGCCCTTTGAAGCCCGTGAAGAGCGCAGCTTCGGCGAACGCAAATCGTATGGCGACAAGCCAGCTTTCGGCGAACGTAAATCGTATGGTGACAGGCCAGCATTTGGCGAGCGTAAATCGTTCGGCGACAAGCCAGCATTTGGTGAGCGCAAGTCGTTCGGCGACCGCAAGCCTTACGAAGCCCGTGAAGAACGCAGTTTTGGCGACCGCAAGCCGTTTGTTCAAGGTGAAGAGCGCAGCTTCGGCGATCGCAAGCCTTTTGGTGAACGCAAATCGTTTGGTGACAAGCCTTCATTCGGCGATCGCAAACCCTTTGGTGAACGCAAGTCGTTTGGCGACAAGCCTTCCTTTGGAGACCGCAAGCCTTCGGGCTTTTCAGGCAACTCCGATGCGCCTAAAAAGTGGAACCGTGACGCAGAGCGCCCAAGCTTCCCACGCTCTGAAGAGCGTGCTCGCCCAGCCTTCCGCGCCGAAGGTACAGCTGCTCCCTCAGGCCCCAAGCGCGAACATGCTTCTGGTGCCCGCAAGGAAAACGCGGCACGCAATATGGGTGACCGTGGTGGTTTCAGCCGCCGCCGCGCTGGCTAA
- a CDS encoding phage holin family protein, producing the protein MLNPNARAALKRVVASLLGMTQTRLELAGVELAQVRQTTVRTVVWSLLTALAAAFASLFVCILVIALAWDTHRFLAIAGCAAFYVVLGVYFYVQLKDTLASQPPLFEATLAELGRDKQAVLDSLGGEPREQS; encoded by the coding sequence GTGCTAAATCCAAATGCAAGGGCAGCACTGAAACGGGTTGTGGCCAGTTTACTGGGCATGACCCAAACACGCCTCGAGTTGGCGGGTGTCGAGTTGGCTCAGGTTCGTCAAACTACCGTGCGTACGGTGGTTTGGTCATTGCTTACAGCATTGGCAGCTGCATTTGCGTCTTTGTTTGTTTGCATCCTGGTCATTGCCTTGGCGTGGGACACACACCGCTTTCTCGCAATCGCCGGGTGCGCAGCCTTCTATGTGGTTCTGGGTGTGTATTTTTATGTCCAGTTAAAAGACACTCTGGCCTCGCAGCCCCCCTTGTTTGAGGCAACATTGGCGGAGCTGGGGCGCGACAAGCAAGCGGTACTTGACAGTTTGGGCGGTGAGCCCCGGGAGCAGTCATGA
- the dacB gene encoding D-alanyl-D-alanine carboxypeptidase/D-alanyl-D-alanine endopeptidase — MSVRKLGGVLVLFSLAWPQAAWSNAVDPQVRAFPSSVTQAFVKKGIASDDFTAYALPISPFVHRKPQAYAHGSSQLVNPASVAKVFTTALALQKLESTYRFKTGFHADAEPVDGVLNGPLYIKGSGDPAFLSADLWASLRQLRTKGVDVINGPVVLDDSAFTEQMPSLGLAEEDAFDDAPHRAYHAQPDALLLNFGAMSIDLKINENTVVVVPEDAPKDWAFVSEINLTSGGCGAWKNGMSVDFSKAGRNVVVTVKGNYPRRCGQSRLPIRVPAQDWLWESWVKEIWLQLGGKFAGPHGGQVIKGVTPANTIALYTHYGKPLSDLIKQINKWSSNVMARHLELAVAGTPEAFNAQLKDWLKLQGISSNDWFFENGSGLSRNTRIDAKGLAEFLRNMAARSDFPDFLASFPRAGADGTLHRRVNNLDGFAYLKTGSLNGVRSLGGYLRDREGQLWAVGVLVKSPRAYDSWGPMESLLEFLYRAE; from the coding sequence GTGTCAGTTCGTAAACTAGGTGGTGTACTCGTCCTTTTCAGCTTGGCTTGGCCACAAGCCGCATGGTCTAACGCAGTTGATCCTCAGGTTCGGGCTTTTCCTTCCAGCGTGACTCAGGCCTTTGTCAAAAAAGGCATTGCATCAGACGATTTCACAGCATACGCATTGCCCATTTCACCTTTCGTCCACCGAAAGCCGCAAGCTTACGCGCATGGTTCCAGTCAACTGGTCAACCCGGCTTCAGTGGCCAAGGTATTTACCACTGCGCTGGCTTTGCAAAAGCTGGAATCCACTTATCGTTTCAAAACCGGTTTTCATGCTGACGCCGAGCCGGTGGATGGTGTGTTGAACGGTCCCTTGTACATCAAGGGCAGCGGAGATCCTGCATTTTTGAGTGCTGACCTGTGGGCTTCGCTTCGACAACTTCGAACCAAAGGTGTGGATGTAATCAACGGCCCGGTTGTTTTGGATGACTCAGCATTCACCGAGCAAATGCCCAGCCTTGGCCTTGCAGAGGAAGATGCATTTGATGACGCGCCTCACCGGGCCTACCACGCGCAACCCGATGCCTTGTTGCTGAATTTTGGTGCCATGTCGATCGACCTGAAAATCAATGAAAACACGGTCGTGGTTGTGCCTGAGGATGCTCCCAAAGATTGGGCATTTGTCTCGGAAATCAATTTGACCAGTGGCGGTTGTGGTGCCTGGAAGAACGGCATGTCAGTGGATTTTTCAAAGGCCGGGCGCAATGTGGTGGTGACAGTGAAGGGCAATTACCCGCGTCGTTGCGGTCAGTCGCGCTTGCCCATTCGGGTGCCCGCGCAGGATTGGTTGTGGGAATCGTGGGTGAAGGAAATCTGGTTGCAGTTGGGTGGCAAGTTTGCCGGTCCACATGGTGGTCAAGTGATCAAAGGGGTAACACCAGCCAACACCATTGCTTTGTACACCCATTATGGGAAACCACTGAGCGACCTGATTAAGCAGATCAACAAATGGTCCAGCAATGTGATGGCTCGCCACCTTGAATTGGCGGTGGCAGGCACGCCCGAGGCTTTCAATGCCCAGCTCAAGGATTGGTTGAAGTTGCAGGGCATTTCATCAAATGACTGGTTTTTTGAGAATGGCTCGGGTTTGTCCCGAAACACACGGATTGATGCCAAAGGCTTGGCCGAGTTTTTGCGAAATATGGCGGCTCGATCCGATTTTCCTGATTTTCTGGCCAGTTTTCCGCGCGCCGGTGCAGACGGCACACTGCATCGACGCGTGAACAATCTGGATGGATTCGCCTACCTGAAAACAGGAAGCCTTAACGGTGTACGTTCTTTGGGGGGTTACCTGCGAGACCGGGAAGGGCAGTTGTGGGCAGTAGGTGTTTTGGTGAAAAGCCCGCGGGCCTATGACAGTTGGGGGCCCATGGAAAGCTTGCTTGAGTTTTTATACAGAGCCGAATGA
- a CDS encoding response regulator transcription factor, which translates to MEPTKKVQVLLLDDDDDLREGMKWMFETVDLPMQGFANFESFKSRLDEYIGSEAELCLLLDLRMPDMSGLEVFEWLKRSGYSLDRLPVIFLTGHGDISTAVEAVKNGAFDFYEKPTTDQRLIERVKQALQKSGEFLVNLEVLKQWSERIDRLSPREREVMFLVAKGKLNKVIASELDISMRTVEVHRANVFDKLKVRSAAELATLLSRLSDRLGFDQLAGLE; encoded by the coding sequence TTGGAGCCAACTAAAAAAGTGCAGGTGTTGCTGCTCGATGATGATGACGATTTGCGTGAGGGCATGAAGTGGATGTTCGAAACCGTGGATCTTCCGATGCAAGGGTTTGCGAACTTTGAAAGCTTCAAGTCCAGGCTTGATGAATACATTGGCAGTGAAGCCGAGCTTTGCCTGTTACTCGACTTGCGCATGCCCGATATGTCGGGTCTTGAGGTGTTTGAGTGGTTGAAACGCAGCGGCTACAGCCTTGATCGTTTGCCTGTCATTTTTCTCACCGGGCATGGCGATATTTCTACTGCTGTTGAAGCTGTTAAAAATGGTGCATTCGATTTTTATGAGAAGCCCACCACCGATCAACGTTTGATTGAGCGGGTTAAACAGGCACTTCAAAAATCAGGTGAGTTCCTGGTCAATCTGGAAGTATTGAAACAATGGTCCGAGCGAATTGACCGCCTGTCGCCTCGCGAAAGAGAGGTGATGTTTCTGGTGGCCAAGGGCAAGCTGAACAAGGTAATCGCCTCTGAATTGGACATTTCCATGCGCACAGTTGAAGTGCACCGTGCCAATGTGTTTGACAAACTCAAGGTGCGCTCAGCTGCGGAGTTGGCCACTCTGCTGAGCCGCCTCAGCGACCGCCTTGGCTTTGATCAGTTGGCGGGGCTGGAATAA
- a CDS encoding DUF883 family protein — MDNSKDKLFSDMKIVLSDAEDLLKAAASSSGERAVELREKALVSLRRAKEVMQDAQSAVLEKGKAAARATDDYVHDHPWKAVGIAAAVGFVLGLIVNRR, encoded by the coding sequence ATGGACAACAGCAAAGACAAACTCTTTAGTGACATGAAAATTGTGTTGAGCGATGCCGAAGATCTGTTGAAAGCCGCAGCGTCATCTTCAGGCGAGCGCGCAGTCGAATTGCGTGAAAAGGCGCTGGTCAGTTTGCGTCGCGCAAAAGAGGTGATGCAAGACGCCCAATCGGCTGTACTTGAGAAAGGCAAGGCCGCAGCGCGCGCCACGGATGACTATGTGCATGATCACCCGTGGAAAGCAGTGGGTATTGCGGCAGCGGTGGGGTTCGTATTGGGTTTGATTGTTAACCGTCGTTAA
- a CDS encoding chloride channel protein produces MRPNSKSKWLAQSARLSRFMADRGMIVSVIYAFSLLVGFLAVGFAWMSDFAGEWNKELFAEHMWVALLLPPVVFPIALWLVNTIFWGAGGSGIPQAIKVTKHPKPRLMERLLGPRAFLGKLLITPFVIAAGAAAGREGPTVQIGAALMAYAGRFPNIAKLFDTRSLIIAGGAAGVAAAFNTPLGGLMFAFEELGRRKTMRHTSALLMAIVLAGLVALILQGNYSYFGYSNATIDWGQEWLIIFTLAILTGIVGGLYGRSMLILVSSTSFLGGLRSRFPYRFAAGCGVVLSLMALVFGAEVFGAGYEETKAALQDSEELSPMFWLTKMVATVVSFASGIPGGVFSPTLSIGAGFGHFFAGLTNSETAPLMLLAMVGVLSAVTHCPITAFVIVLEMVDNHDLVMPLIFVSAISTQVSKRILPASIYHLLANQIKVSFAQTEPTPAPESASEAKPAETSGLDDKK; encoded by the coding sequence GTGCGGCCAAATTCCAAAAGCAAGTGGCTGGCGCAAAGCGCTCGACTTTCACGTTTTATGGCAGACCGAGGCATGATTGTCTCCGTCATCTACGCCTTTTCCCTGCTGGTGGGCTTTCTTGCGGTAGGTTTCGCATGGATGTCTGACTTTGCAGGCGAGTGGAACAAAGAACTGTTTGCCGAGCACATGTGGGTCGCGCTGCTCTTGCCTCCCGTTGTGTTTCCAATTGCTCTGTGGCTGGTCAACACCATTTTCTGGGGCGCTGGCGGCAGTGGCATTCCACAGGCCATCAAGGTCACCAAACACCCCAAACCACGTTTGATGGAGAGGCTTCTGGGCCCACGTGCATTTCTGGGCAAACTGTTGATTACCCCATTCGTGATTGCAGCGGGTGCAGCCGCTGGGCGCGAGGGCCCTACGGTTCAAATTGGCGCAGCACTGATGGCCTATGCGGGTCGTTTTCCCAACATCGCCAAGTTATTTGATACGCGCTCCTTGATCATTGCAGGCGGTGCGGCCGGGGTTGCTGCAGCCTTCAACACCCCCCTGGGCGGCTTGATGTTTGCTTTTGAGGAATTGGGGCGTCGCAAAACAATGCGGCATACATCTGCCCTGCTGATGGCGATTGTGCTGGCCGGCTTGGTCGCGCTGATTCTTCAAGGTAACTACTCGTATTTTGGCTATTCCAACGCCACCATTGATTGGGGGCAGGAATGGCTGATTATCTTTACTCTGGCAATTCTCACGGGAATAGTGGGCGGTCTTTACGGGCGAAGCATGTTGATTCTGGTGTCAAGCACCAGCTTTCTGGGTGGTTTGCGCAGTCGTTTTCCTTACCGGTTTGCAGCAGGGTGTGGGGTCGTGCTGTCCTTGATGGCTCTGGTGTTTGGTGCCGAGGTATTCGGCGCGGGGTACGAAGAAACAAAAGCTGCACTTCAGGACAGTGAAGAACTTTCACCCATGTTCTGGCTCACGAAAATGGTGGCAACCGTGGTGTCGTTTGCCAGCGGCATACCGGGCGGCGTATTTTCACCCACCTTGTCCATTGGCGCTGGTTTTGGTCACTTTTTTGCCGGGCTAACCAACAGCGAGACTGCCCCACTGATGCTGCTGGCCATGGTCGGTGTTTTGTCCGCAGTCACGCACTGCCCGATTACCGCTTTTGTGATTGTGCTGGAAATGGTCGACAACCATGATTTGGTCATGCCGCTGATTTTCGTATCGGCCATCTCCACGCAGGTTAGCAAACGCATTTTGCCTGCGTCCATTTATCACCTGCTTGCCAATCAAATCAAAGTGAGCTTTGCTCAGACAGAACCAACGCCAGCACCCGAGTCTGCGTCGGAAGCAAAGCCTGCTGAAACCTCTGGCCTTGACGACAAGAAATGA